TAAATTTTCGTTTTTAATTCCGATTGAAGTTTTCATTTTATAAAATATTTAATAAGTAATAATCAAGTGAATATCTTCCTGCACCCAATGCAAGAATCAGTAACAGGGAAAGGGTGTACATAAAAGGAACATCCCGCACTTCCAATGAATCCTTTCTATGAACCACAAAATATCCGATAGCCGTCACACCAATGGTCGGTAAAACCGCAAGCCTGGTTCCCAATCCTGAAATAATCAGAAACGGAACTATCAGATCAGCAAATGAAGCGACTATGGCATTGAGTTGATCAGGCAATCCCAGAGGGTTTGGAATGACTTCCCTTTGCCCGTTTTCCAACCTGAATTTCTTTAAACCATGGACTCTGAACAGCTGAATGGCAAGGAGTACCCGGAAAACCAGAAATGAAGCATCATTGCATGGTGAGCCTAAATCCGATGAAAGGATCTGTTTTAAAATTTCCATATGTATTGATAGTTAAAAGGCAAAGCACGAACAGCCTAGAGCTCCCCAGAATGTGTGGTAATTATTAACGGGCACATTGCTCATTCTTGCCTGGTTATGGTTATGATGGTGAATATCGCAGCTTCCTGCACAGCTGTGAATTTGTGAGGTCAGCGGGGCTTTTAAATCCTGTTTCGCATTTTTCTCAATTTCTTTCTGAAAATGTCCGCCTGCAGGGTAATATCCGTTGTAAAGATTGGTGGGAGACCAGTCCGGAAGCACAGGAATAGATGGTGGTGCATAAGATAAGAATGTTCCTTTGGCATAGACTATTTTCCCGTCTACAATGGTCATTTCCGCTTCAATATTTTTGATCTCTTCATCATCAACCGTGAAATAATCCTGATCAAGAACTGCCAGATCGGCAAACATTCCCACTCTGATATCACCTTTTTTCTGCTGTTCCTGAGAGAACCATGCGCTGCCTTTTGTATACAGTTCCAGTGCAGTTGACCTGTCCAGCTTTGTTTCATGATACAGTTGAAGTCCGCCAACAGTTTTACCTGCGGTCAGCCAATACATGGAAACCCACGGATTGTAGCTGCTTACCCTTGTGGCATCTGAGCCTCCACCTACAGGAACTCCCATTTCCAGCATTTTTTTTACGGGTGGTGTACTTTCTGCGGCGCCGGAACCATAACGGTCTGCAAAATATTCTCCCTGATAAGCCATTCTGCTCTGGATGGCGATTCCTCCGCCAAGCATTTTTACCCTTTCGATATTTTTTTCATCAATGGTTTCTGCATGATCAAAAATCCATGGAAGACCATTAAAAGGAATATCCCGGTTTACTTTTTCAAAAACATTTAAAAAACGGGTGATGCTTTCATTATAGGTTGCATGAAGTCTGAATGGCCAGCGGTTTTCTACCAGTAAACGGACTACTTTTTCGAGATCTGCTTCCATGTTTTCAGGTAGGTCAGGTCTTGGCTGAAGAAAATCTTCAAAATCGGCTGCAGAAAATACCAGCATCTCTCCTGCCCCGTTGTGACGGTACATATCATCCCCCTGATATAATTTTACCGTGTCGATCCAATCGCTGAAATCTTCAAATTCATGCTTTGGTTTCTGGGTAAAAAGATTATAGGCGATCCTTACGGTAAGCTGTTTTTTCTCATTCAGTTCGTTCACCACCTGATAATCATCCGGAAAATTCTGGAATCCTCCGCCGGCATCAATGACACTGGTAATTCCGAAGCGGTTCAGTTCTGTCATAAAATGCCTTGTGGAATTCAGCTGGTGTTCGTAAGAAAGCTTCGGGCCTTTTGCCAGTGTTGAGTATAAGATCATGGCATTGGGTGTGGCAATAATCAACCCTGTGGGTTCACCGTTAGCATCTCTTTCAATATGTCCGCCTGCCGGAGCCGGAGTATCTTTGGTAAATCCTACTGCTTTTAATGCTGCCCTGTTCATTAAAGCCCTGTCGTACAAATGCAGGATAAAAACAGGCGTTTCCGGGGCAATGGCATTAATTTCCTCCAAAGTAGGCATCCTTCTTTCTGCAAACTGGAATTCGGACCATCCTCCTACGACACGAACCCATTGCGGAGAAGGCGTACGGTCTACCTGGTCTTTTAACATTCTGAGCGCATCAGCCAGTGAGGGAATACCGTCCCATCTTAATTCCAGGTTGTAATTCAATCCGCCACGAATCAGGTGAATGTGAGAATCATTGATTCCCGGTACTACTCTTTTCTTTCTGAGATCAATAAGTTCTGTAGATTCATCTGCAAACTGATCTGCCAGTCTGTCATTTCCAACCGCAATAATTTTCCCGTCTTTAATGGCCACTGCAG
The sequence above is drawn from the Chryseobacterium daecheongense genome and encodes:
- a CDS encoding amidohydrolase — protein: MKADLIVYNGKIHTFNKETPEVSAVAIKDGKIIAVGNDRLADQFADESTELIDLRKKRVVPGINDSHIHLIRGGLNYNLELRWDGIPSLADALRMLKDQVDRTPSPQWVRVVGGWSEFQFAERRMPTLEEINAIAPETPVFILHLYDRALMNRAALKAVGFTKDTPAPAGGHIERDANGEPTGLIIATPNAMILYSTLAKGPKLSYEHQLNSTRHFMTELNRFGITSVIDAGGGFQNFPDDYQVVNELNEKKQLTVRIAYNLFTQKPKHEFEDFSDWIDTVKLYQGDDMYRHNGAGEMLVFSAADFEDFLQPRPDLPENMEADLEKVVRLLVENRWPFRLHATYNESITRFLNVFEKVNRDIPFNGLPWIFDHAETIDEKNIERVKMLGGGIAIQSRMAYQGEYFADRYGSGAAESTPPVKKMLEMGVPVGGGSDATRVSSYNPWVSMYWLTAGKTVGGLQLYHETKLDRSTALELYTKGSAWFSQEQQKKGDIRVGMFADLAVLDQDYFTVDDEEIKNIEAEMTIVDGKIVYAKGTFLSYAPPSIPVLPDWSPTNLYNGYYPAGGHFQKEIEKNAKQDLKAPLTSQIHSCAGSCDIHHHNHNQARMSNVPVNNYHTFWGALGCSCFAF
- a CDS encoding DoxX family protein is translated as MEILKQILSSDLGSPCNDASFLVFRVLLAIQLFRVHGLKKFRLENGQREVIPNPLGLPDQLNAIVASFADLIVPFLIISGLGTRLAVLPTIGVTAIGYFVVHRKDSLEVRDVPFMYTLSLLLILALGAGRYSLDYYLLNIL